One genomic segment of Halopiger aswanensis includes these proteins:
- a CDS encoding TrkA C-terminal domain-containing protein, whose translation MVATNQILSVFIIFALALLVVRVGAIALRMTGLSPDVATFQSASAFSGAGYTTEEAEFTVSEPSRRTIVIWLIRLGSIGVVSALASVLLSFINAEGDDFLTLIYVLSGVVGILLLARSQLLNRAVTPIIEWTLDQTTDLAIQDYTKVLGLQSEYRVAEVEVNEDKWLANDTAGGLDLSEEGVILLGIERNGDYIGAPGPDTEIQPEDTVVLYGKEDRLQELADRDEGDIEAHKEARDEHETILAEQEQIIDQ comes from the coding sequence ATGGTAGCGACCAATCAAATCCTGTCCGTTTTCATCATCTTTGCCCTCGCACTACTGGTGGTTCGGGTCGGAGCGATTGCACTTCGAATGACTGGTCTCTCGCCGGACGTGGCCACATTTCAGTCAGCATCGGCATTTTCGGGAGCGGGGTACACGACCGAAGAAGCCGAGTTTACGGTCTCGGAACCGAGCAGACGAACGATTGTCATCTGGCTCATCCGACTCGGAAGTATCGGGGTTGTGAGTGCGCTTGCGTCGGTCCTTCTATCGTTCATCAACGCCGAAGGCGATGACTTTCTTACCCTTATCTACGTTCTCAGTGGCGTTGTCGGGATTCTTCTTCTCGCTCGTAGCCAGCTATTAAATCGAGCAGTAACGCCAATTATCGAATGGACACTTGACCAGACGACGGATCTTGCTATTCAAGATTACACAAAGGTACTTGGTCTTCAGAGTGAATATCGTGTCGCTGAAGTTGAGGTCAACGAAGACAAATGGTTGGCGAATGATACAGCCGGAGGATTAGATCTCTCGGAGGAAGGAGTGATCCTGCTCGGGATTGAGCGAAATGGTGACTATATCGGTGCTCCCGGTCCTGATACAGAGATTCAACCGGAAGATACCGTTGTCCTCTATGGGAAAGAAGATCGATTACAGGAACTTGCAGACCGAGATGAAGGGGATATTGAAGCACACAAGGAGGCACGTGACGAACATGAAACCATCCTCGCTGAACAAGAACAAATCATCGATCAGTAA